The Macaca mulatta isolate MMU2019108-1 chromosome 19, T2T-MMU8v2.0, whole genome shotgun sequence sequence TTAAAATAATTGCtagaaccaaaacaaaaccacagaatgtcaataaagatataaaaaacttaaataaCACTATCAACCATTTTTACCTGATCAACACTTGTAGAACCCCTTCATCAAACGAGAATACAGTATACATTTCAAGTGAACATGTAACTCATACCAAGATAGCCCATATTCTGGGCCACAAAGCAAAtctcaataaatgtaaacaattCGAGTCTTAATGtactctgaccacaatggaattattGCAGAAATTACCAGAAAGATAAgcaaaatccccaaatatttagaaattaacatacatttaaaaagagcGTGTGtcaagaagaatttttttaactGGACTCAACTAAAATGAAACCACattggccgggcacaatggctcacgtctgtaatcccagcactttgggaggccaaggcagatggatcacgaggtcaggagatcgagaccaccctggctaacacagtgaaaccccgtctctactaaaaatacaaaaaattagccgggcatggtggtaggcgcctgtagtcccagctacttgggaggctgaggcaggagaatggcgtgaacctgggaggagcagcttgcagtcagccaagattgcgccactgcactccaacctgggtgacagagtgagacattgtccccccaccaaaaaaaaaaatgaaaccacatCAAGCTTGATGGGAGGTAATTAAAGCAGTTCTTAGATAGATTTTTAACATTAACATTTTCCCCCCatattaggggaaaaaaacccaaaggtTTGAAACGAAGGACCTCAGCTTCCATGTCAAAAAgtagcaaaagaaatgaaatccaaTAAAAGCAGAAGGCATTAGTAaaagtcaaaaaggaaaaaagaaaaatcagaaaacagaaaattcaatAATACCAAGTACTTTAAAGAtcaataaaactgtaaaattgaTAAATCTCTACCCAAACCAATCAAGGTTAAAAGAGAAATACAGACATTACCAGTATCAGGAATAGAAGAGGTAGCACCACTACAAATTCTACaagtatgaaaataatattttgaaaaatttgagTACTTAAATGAAACAGACAAACTCCGTGAAAGACACAAACCATCAAAGCTCACtctagagatggatggatggagagacagatggacagacagacagatgtaTATATAACTAGTATAGCCCTCCATCTACCATGGAAATCAAACTTGTAGTTAGATGCTGTCCTACAAAACACACTTCAGGcccagagagacagacagacaacacacacacatagatagatggatgtatatataatttgtacAGCCCTCTGTCTACCACGGAAGTCAAACTTGTAGTTAGAAACTTTCCTACAAAACAAACTCAAGACCCAGACAGCTTCcttggtgaattctaccaaacatttaaggaagaaataataccaattattcacaaactcttccagagaATTGAAGAGCAGGAATACTTCCCAACTTACTCTATAAAAAGCTGGCATTATACTGATACCAAAGCCAAACCTGGGCAAgatataaaattagaaacaaaaaaaagcaagcaagtaaGCAGGAAAGAAAATTAGAGACAAATATCACTCATGAACATTGGTGCAAAACTTGttacaaaaaaaaccacaaaatagcAAATCACATTCAACAATATACTAAATGACtaatacatcatgaccaaatgagaattattccagaaatgcaaggttggcttaacatttaaaaaaattagtcaatgtAATTCACATTAAAcaactaaaacagaaaaagaaaaaaaaaaccatataggATTATGGTCACCAGAGTCCAAGAAAATGCCCCACAAATCCCTATTTTCACCTTTGTGTAGTTCTCTTCCACTTTTAACCAGGATTAGCTAGGGTTACTTATGAAATATAGCAGAAATAATGGCTCATCACTTTCAGTTTAAGGTAATGACAGATACTGTGGCTTTGTTCTTGTGTGAGTTCTCTCCTGCATCACTTGCTTTGGAACTACTTCTCTACAATCGAATACTCTTAGCAAAGtacaaatgaaaaggaatgaactatgaAACACAGAACACCACCATGAACCATAATTTCAGAGTTTAAGAAGCCAAAAACATTAGAATACATATTAAATTACTGCATCTCTGTAGGAAATACAAACCAATCTACAGTGACAAAAGATCAATGGTTGCCTGGGGATGggtgaaggaaaggaagaaaatataaaaggaattagGAAACTTTTGGTTTGAGAAGTACCAACATGtatcaaaacttatcaaatgGTACACTATAAATACGTGCAGTTTATTGCAAAAATGTTTACACTGACTTCTGGACAGTAACCTTAGCCATAAGAGACACAGGTATGGGAGTACTTCTGTAAACCCTCATAATGGAGCCAAAGTAATGGAAACACATGTGGATGCACCTTTAGAAGGGTCATATTCCCTATAGTTTGCTGCAGTTTTCTCAATCCCTTATTAATCTGGGTCTCTGCACCAACTATGATTCCTACCTGGGCCTTCTGGAGGACAGCCAGCATCAACTGCTTACTGAAAAAGACTTCAGAGATCTTGGCATGTCCCATGAGTTCaaattctcctcaagaagccttgggAATATGAAGTATCCTCTGGGAACAAGGGACCTAATTCATGTTGCTCCCAGACGCACTAGAAATTATTACAACAAATGCCCACTGCTTAGGGTGACCTCAATTACACAAAAAATCTTAACATATAGACCAAAAGATTAGGGCTGCAAAGACTGGCATTCTTTCCTAGGAGAGCTTGAGCAGTCAAGTAACTTAGCTTGACACTAGAATAAGAGCTAGTCTTTGCCATTCTACTGTCACCTCAGAGATACAGACAGTTGGAGCTCTCACAAAAGCTGTTCATCCCTTCATACTGGCTTAGCCCAATTCTGTTCTCAACCCAACCCACAAAGCGAACAGAATCCCCAAGATTTAAGATAGTCTAAAAATTAAGGCATTTGTTGCAAAACCGGAATAGGAGGCAGCCAATTTCAGTTTAGGTGTCTTGGAGGCTGGAAAAATCCATTGCAAGTGCCATGTGAGATCAACTATATCCATGAAGGGAAACCTCTGCCAGTGGTTAGAACAAAGCTCCCATCTTTCTGGCTAAAACTGGGTCACACTCATGCTTAAACCAGTTGGGGCAGAAAAAAGTGAGAATCCTTCATGGCCTCAGGCTACTGATGATTCCCTCCAGGAAAGGGAGAAGTACAGAGGTCTTTTGAAGCACATTGGGGTTACTTTTGCATAAAGCAGGACTTTTCCAGCACAAAGACAGATGGCTTCTATCAGAGGCACTGCCTTGACAACATTCCAGCAAGGGTCTAGAAAATTCAGCATACCTCCAGAAGGCTTCCCATATAGCTGGCACTCAGAAGAACCTCCCcagggtgagtgagtgagtgtatCAAGTTCTACTTCTGGCTGCTGGCTACACATAAAGGCTACTCTTGGAGCTTCTCTCTGGTGTCAGTTATTATGTTGAACAAGGAAATGGAATTATCTATCTCCCATCCTAAGGCCTTTCTCCACTGTGAATTTTCCAGTGGCGGATGAGGGAAGCCCTCTGCctgaaggccttcccacattcactgcactTATATggcctttctccagtgtgaattctatGATGCTGAACAAGTACATGTTTGTGGCTAAAGGCTTTTCCACACTCACTGCACACATAAGGCTTTTCACCATTATGAACTCTTTGATGTGCAATAAGGTCAGAGCTTTGGCTAAAGAACTTCCCACATGCAATGCACTCATAAGGCCTTGCTCCAGTATGAACACTCCAATGTTTGATGAGTCTGTATTTGTGACCAAAGTattttccacattcactgcactcATACGGCCTTTCTCCAGTATGGATACTCTCATGCTGAACAAGTGTAGATTTGTGGCTataggctttcccacattcactgcactTGTAAGGCCTTGCTCCAGTGTGTACTCTTTGATGTACAATAAGGTTAGAGCTATGATTAAAAACTTTCCCACATATGCCACACTCATAAGGCATTTCTCCAGTGTGGATTCTCTGGTGCTGAGCAAGTATCGGTTTGCGGCTAAAGGTTTTCCCACATTCACCACACTCATAAGGCCTTTCTCCAGTGTGGACTCTCTGGTGTTGAACGAGTGAGTCTTTGCGGCTGAAGGTTTTCCCACATTCGCTGCATTTGTAATGCCTTTTTCCACAGCGAGAGGCCTCCTCGCACTTGGTGTTgctgtgtggcttccactcattGTGAGGGGCATGGTGCTGGAAAATGCTTGAGCTGGCTAGGAAGTCCTTACAAGCCTCCCCTGTCACAAAAGACATCTCTGATGATTGGACAGTGCAGTTGTTCACAAGAAAGGCCCTGCTCTTATCCCTTCTAAAGGGTTTCTCTCCACTGTGCTGCTTCTGGTGCTGGTGAAGGTTTGCACTGAACCAGAACTGTTtcccacacagcacacacatgtaCGGTTTCTGCCCTGGGTGTGTTTCCTGGTGCTCAGCCAAGTGCAAAATGTCTTTTAAGACCAGGCCACATGTCCCACAGGGGTAAGCCTTCTGAGTAGAAGGACCTCCCTTGGAAATCCTGATCTGTGACATTCCTATAGAAAAGCTCTGCTCAAAAGGTATCTCTTCATCCTCCATTCCATGCCAACAACCTGAAAGCAGAGAAATGCTGGTGAAGTACAAATTGACACAGGTGGAAGAGAGGAAGCCTCACTACAAATATGTGTCTGATGCAACTAAGACCAAGGTCATAGGACTGTTGTTAGGACAAGGGTCCAAACTCAAGTTCAGCAAATGTGTACTATACAGTAGTTGGCATCTAAATGTCATAGAATGGAGAAGGCCTCAACTGGGAGAGGACAAAGATGTGGGGTATAGCACGAAAAAGAGGCAAGTCTCAAAGTCATTCACAATCAGATTTTCTTGGCTGCTGGGGACAGGTGAGAGTGGTGCAGAAGGTTATGTGGTCCACACCAAAGAAAATCAAATTGCTACTCAGTAGTTGATGTTTAAGGACTATTTGGGCTACATATCTCATGAAACACTAAGTACAGGCCAATGTTGGAAAGCACTGTAGAACAAGCCATGGAGAGGAACAGGTGAGACATGGAGGGAGAGGTATGGAACATCCAGAGGCCAAAGGCCAGAGTATGAAAGGCAAGTGTATAAATGAGAAAGTAGATAAAAATGAAGTACGGCCCAATGGCCTTAGCACTAATACAACTGTAGACACAAAGAGGCTATGGAACAATATGAACCCAGCCCTGACATCACACTTTTCCCCAGTTCCCACTCACCAGGGCCACTCCCACCTAGAGTCTCTGTGGCAACAGGTAGGGTCATGTCCACCCAGTCAGGTACCCAGGGCTCACTACCCATCACCAGTGAGGCAACTATGTGGGACATGAAAGATGTATGTCCTAAGGGAAAGATAGAACAGCACTGGTATGGGTAACCtaaatagaaaactaaacattattaaaataatctcAGAGTAGGGTCTTGCAGGAATAGCGCAGT is a genomic window containing:
- the ZNF772 gene encoding zinc finger protein 772 isoform X4; the protein is MLENFALMASLGHTSFMSHIVASLVMGSEPWVPDWVDMTLPVATETLGGSGPGCWHGMEDEEIPFEQSFSIGMSQIRISKGGPSTQKAYPCGTCGLVLKDILHLAEHQETHPGQKPYMCVLCGKQFWFSANLHQHQKQHSGEKPFRRDKSRAFLVNNCTVQSSEMSFVTGEACKDFLASSSIFQHHAPHNEWKPHSNTKCEEASRCGKRHYKCSECGKTFSRKDSLVQHQRVHTGERPYECGECGKTFSRKPILAQHQRIHTGEMPYECGICGKVFNHSSNLIVHQRVHTGARPYKCSECGKAYSHKSTLVQHESIHTGERPYECSECGKYFGHKYRLIKHWSVHTGARPYECIACGKFFSQSSDLIAHQRVHNGEKPYVCSECGKAFSHKHVLVQHHRIHTGERPYKCSECGKAFRQRASLIRHWKIHSGERP
- the ZNF772 gene encoding zinc finger protein 772 isoform X1 — translated: MAAAEPMGPAQVPMNSEVIMDPIQGQVNFEDVFVYFSQEEWVLLDEAQRLLYRDVMLENFALMASLGHTSFMSHIVASLVMGSEPWVPDWVDMTLPVATETLGGSGPGCWHGMEDEEIPFEQSFSIGMSQIRISKGGPSTQKAYPCGTCGLVLKDILHLAEHQETHPGQKPYMCVLCGKQFWFSANLHQHQKQHSGEKPFRRDKSRAFLVNNCTVQSSEMSFVTGEACKDFLASSSIFQHHAPHNEWKPHSNTKCEEASRCGKRHYKCSECGKTFSRKDSLVQHQRVHTGERPYECGECGKTFSRKPILAQHQRIHTGEMPYECGICGKVFNHSSNLIVHQRVHTGARPYKCSECGKAYSHKSTLVQHESIHTGERPYECSECGKYFGHKYRLIKHWSVHTGARPYECIACGKFFSQSSDLIAHQRVHNGEKPYVCSECGKAFSHKHVLVQHHRIHTGERPYKCSECGKAFRQRASLIRHWKIHSGERP
- the ZNF772 gene encoding zinc finger protein 772 isoform X7 gives rise to the protein MEDEEIPFEQSFSIGMSQIRISKGGPSTQKAYPCGTCGLVLKDILHLAEHQETHPGQKPYMCVLCGKQFWFSANLHQHQKQHSGEKPFRRDKSRAFLVNNCTVQSSEMSFVTGEACKDFLASSSIFQHHAPHNEWKPHSNTKCEEASRCGKRHYKCSECGKTFSRKDSLVQHQRVHTGERPYECGECGKTFSRKPILAQHQRIHTGEMPYECGICGKVFNHSSNLIVHQRVHTGARPYKCSECGKAYSHKSTLVQHESIHTGERPYECSECGKYFGHKYRLIKHWSVHTGARPYECIACGKFFSQSSDLIAHQRVHNGEKPYVCSECGKAFSHKHVLVQHHRIHTGERPYKCSECGKAFRQRASLIRHWKIHSGERP
- the ZNF772 gene encoding zinc finger protein 772 isoform X3 — translated: MAAAEPMGPAQGQVNFEDVFVYFSQEEWVLLDEAQRLLYRDVMLENFALMASLGCWHGMEDEEIPFEQSFSIGMSQIRISKGGPSTQKAYPCGTCGLVLKDILHLAEHQETHPGQKPYMCVLCGKQFWFSANLHQHQKQHSGEKPFRRDKSRAFLVNNCTVQSSEMSFVTGEACKDFLASSSIFQHHAPHNEWKPHSNTKCEEASRCGKRHYKCSECGKTFSRKDSLVQHQRVHTGERPYECGECGKTFSRKPILAQHQRIHTGEMPYECGICGKVFNHSSNLIVHQRVHTGARPYKCSECGKAYSHKSTLVQHESIHTGERPYECSECGKYFGHKYRLIKHWSVHTGARPYECIACGKFFSQSSDLIAHQRVHNGEKPYVCSECGKAFSHKHVLVQHHRIHTGERPYKCSECGKAFRQRASLIRHWKIHSGERP
- the ZNF772 gene encoding zinc finger protein 772 isoform X2 translates to MAAAEPMGPAQVPMNSEVIMDPIQGQVNFEDVFVYFSQEEWVLLDEAQRLLYRDVMLENFALMASLGCWHGMEDEEIPFEQSFSIGMSQIRISKGGPSTQKAYPCGTCGLVLKDILHLAEHQETHPGQKPYMCVLCGKQFWFSANLHQHQKQHSGEKPFRRDKSRAFLVNNCTVQSSEMSFVTGEACKDFLASSSIFQHHAPHNEWKPHSNTKCEEASRCGKRHYKCSECGKTFSRKDSLVQHQRVHTGERPYECGECGKTFSRKPILAQHQRIHTGEMPYECGICGKVFNHSSNLIVHQRVHTGARPYKCSECGKAYSHKSTLVQHESIHTGERPYECSECGKYFGHKYRLIKHWSVHTGARPYECIACGKFFSQSSDLIAHQRVHNGEKPYVCSECGKAFSHKHVLVQHHRIHTGERPYKCSECGKAFRQRASLIRHWKIHSGERP
- the ZNF772 gene encoding zinc finger protein 772 isoform X5 gives rise to the protein MEGFPFLPTIGIRLEGCSRHRNQPVQILRGCWHGMEDEEIPFEQSFSIGMSQIRISKGGPSTQKAYPCGTCGLVLKDILHLAEHQETHPGQKPYMCVLCGKQFWFSANLHQHQKQHSGEKPFRRDKSRAFLVNNCTVQSSEMSFVTGEACKDFLASSSIFQHHAPHNEWKPHSNTKCEEASRCGKRHYKCSECGKTFSRKDSLVQHQRVHTGERPYECGECGKTFSRKPILAQHQRIHTGEMPYECGICGKVFNHSSNLIVHQRVHTGARPYKCSECGKAYSHKSTLVQHESIHTGERPYECSECGKYFGHKYRLIKHWSVHTGARPYECIACGKFFSQSSDLIAHQRVHNGEKPYVCSECGKAFSHKHVLVQHHRIHTGERPYKCSECGKAFRQRASLIRHWKIHSGERP
- the ZNF772 gene encoding zinc finger protein 772 isoform X6, with the protein product MLENFALMASLGCWHGMEDEEIPFEQSFSIGMSQIRISKGGPSTQKAYPCGTCGLVLKDILHLAEHQETHPGQKPYMCVLCGKQFWFSANLHQHQKQHSGEKPFRRDKSRAFLVNNCTVQSSEMSFVTGEACKDFLASSSIFQHHAPHNEWKPHSNTKCEEASRCGKRHYKCSECGKTFSRKDSLVQHQRVHTGERPYECGECGKTFSRKPILAQHQRIHTGEMPYECGICGKVFNHSSNLIVHQRVHTGARPYKCSECGKAYSHKSTLVQHESIHTGERPYECSECGKYFGHKYRLIKHWSVHTGARPYECIACGKFFSQSSDLIAHQRVHNGEKPYVCSECGKAFSHKHVLVQHHRIHTGERPYKCSECGKAFRQRASLIRHWKIHSGERP